From Spirosoma aerolatum, one genomic window encodes:
- a CDS encoding carbohydrate binding family 9 domain-containing protein — protein MNRYRNRIVTLFCGSIINAILGGSLLAQDGTVFAPENPPKEITGLKISENLLINGRLDEPVWRLAKPATGFFRQFPDQGGKVAFDTEVKVLYNDRNLYFGFFCPDSLGKKAVRVPDLIRDFDFFNYDLVGVSIDPFLDRRNAIAFQTNPYGAQRDLLCFDDTFFDREWDGFWKVRTTRTDSGWVAEMQIPWATLRYPKLGPPNAKQQDWGIQFVRRTRRIGEQSSWSPFPRAFTAYRMNYAGLLKGIEPPTPSVNVRVQPYLLTDYKRTFVDGKQVSDTYAPKIGGEIKWAITPHTVLDLTLNTDFAQADVDRQVQNLTRFSVLFPERRQFFLENATLFNLGDDFNQPFFSRKIGLSDDGTPIPLDAGLRLVSRNLTQNIAGLLVRQRQSDATQTATTHFGVLRYSRNVGKQNRFGGMVTVNSSEAGFGKPAVTNATFSADGFIRIKDPFSWNFMVTKSQTSGAGGDGFTALSKFIFSNNNWYAFLVQSIITKDYNPRMGFVYGSNLINNNIGAYHIIRPRWRPKFMRQMDPGAYLDAYHRASDGKFQQAELTIFPIWLIANRGNRLTGNVIPTWQVVDEPFPIVGITIPTGKYYYTRYRFSYDSDLSKRFSVQTQLEFGSFYNGQLTTLQGQARYSPIPNVSVKVAYQRNGFREVGEDNQSAVTHLITPEVRLSLTPRFQLTSFYQHNSVASRDVWNIRFAWEFQPLSFLYLVYNSNSNQLYNNSLRRFETYRNEQSIAKITYLKQF, from the coding sequence TTGAACAGATATCGTAACCGGATAGTCACGCTCTTCTGCGGCTCAATCATCAATGCAATCTTAGGAGGCTCTTTATTGGCGCAGGATGGCACGGTTTTCGCGCCGGAAAATCCGCCCAAAGAAATTACCGGGCTGAAAATTTCGGAGAACCTGCTCATCAATGGTCGGCTCGATGAGCCCGTCTGGCGTTTGGCCAAACCCGCCACCGGTTTTTTCCGGCAGTTTCCCGATCAGGGCGGAAAAGTGGCGTTCGATACCGAGGTTAAAGTGTTGTACAATGACCGGAACCTTTATTTTGGCTTTTTCTGCCCTGATTCGTTGGGTAAAAAAGCCGTGCGCGTACCCGACCTAATCCGCGATTTCGACTTCTTCAACTACGATCTCGTTGGGGTCAGCATCGACCCGTTTCTGGACCGACGCAACGCCATTGCTTTTCAGACGAACCCCTACGGTGCCCAACGCGATCTGTTATGCTTTGACGATACCTTCTTCGACCGTGAATGGGATGGTTTCTGGAAAGTACGCACCACCCGGACCGACTCGGGTTGGGTGGCCGAAATGCAGATTCCCTGGGCTACCCTGCGCTACCCTAAGCTCGGACCGCCCAACGCCAAACAGCAGGATTGGGGCATTCAGTTTGTGAGACGTACCCGCCGTATAGGCGAACAATCGTCGTGGTCGCCATTTCCACGGGCGTTTACGGCCTACCGCATGAATTACGCAGGCCTGCTCAAAGGCATTGAACCCCCAACGCCGTCGGTGAATGTACGCGTGCAACCCTACCTGCTGACCGATTACAAACGAACGTTTGTCGATGGCAAACAAGTGTCTGATACGTATGCCCCTAAGATAGGTGGGGAAATCAAGTGGGCCATTACCCCGCATACGGTACTGGATTTGACGCTCAATACCGACTTCGCCCAGGCCGACGTGGATCGGCAGGTGCAGAACCTGACACGGTTCTCGGTGCTTTTCCCCGAACGGCGGCAGTTTTTTCTGGAAAATGCCACGCTGTTCAACCTGGGCGACGACTTCAACCAACCCTTTTTCAGCCGTAAAATCGGGCTGTCCGACGATGGTACACCCATTCCGCTGGATGCGGGCCTGCGGCTGGTTAGCCGGAACTTAACCCAGAACATCGCCGGGCTACTGGTCCGTCAGCGTCAATCCGACGCAACGCAAACGGCTACAACGCATTTTGGCGTGCTGCGCTACAGCCGCAACGTGGGCAAACAAAATCGGTTTGGGGGCATGGTCACCGTCAACAGCAGCGAAGCCGGGTTTGGCAAACCAGCCGTCACCAATGCCACGTTTTCGGCGGATGGTTTTATTCGGATCAAAGACCCGTTCAGCTGGAATTTCATGGTCACCAAATCCCAAACATCGGGGGCGGGTGGCGACGGCTTTACGGCGCTCAGCAAATTTATCTTCAGCAACAATAACTGGTACGCCTTTCTGGTGCAGTCCATTATTACCAAAGACTACAATCCCCGGATGGGGTTCGTGTATGGGTCTAACCTGATCAACAACAACATCGGTGCGTATCACATTATCCGTCCGCGCTGGCGACCCAAGTTCATGCGGCAAATGGACCCTGGCGCCTACCTCGATGCCTACCATCGGGCCTCAGATGGTAAATTTCAACAAGCCGAGCTTACTATTTTTCCGATCTGGCTCATCGCTAATCGGGGCAACCGGCTGACGGGCAATGTCATTCCTACCTGGCAGGTCGTCGATGAGCCATTTCCCATCGTGGGCATCACCATCCCGACCGGCAAGTATTACTACACCCGGTACCGATTCTCGTATGATTCGGATTTGTCGAAGCGGTTTTCGGTGCAGACGCAACTCGAATTTGGCTCCTTTTACAATGGGCAACTAACGACGCTACAAGGTCAGGCCCGCTACTCGCCCATACCCAATGTATCGGTGAAGGTGGCTTACCAGCGGAATGGATTCAGGGAGGTTGGCGAAGACAACCAATCGGCCGTGACGCATTTGATTACGCCTGAGGTTCGGCTGTCGCTAACCCCCCGCTTCCAGCTTACGTCCTTTTATCAGCATAATTCAGTAGCATCCCGCGATGTCTGGAATATCCGCTTTGCGTGGGAATTCCAGCCACTATCCTTCCTCTATCTGGTGTATAACAGCAATAGTAACCAACTCTATAACAACTCGTTGAGACGCTTCGAAACGTACCGCAACGAGCAAAGCATTGCCAAGATTACGTACCTAAAACAGTTTTAA
- a CDS encoding ABC transporter substrate-binding protein, protein MNEQRRLSSAWVLVLLLAAVGCRTVTDESKGDETQSAGPAVDSISTNRMSIRYARNFSVSYHDAYKIIRLASNDEEHNQLKPRYVVLVQRGRPKPQLPDSLADALVMEVPVRSAAVNEDGDASRITALGEIDKLIGLGGGEIYDPELRKRWEQKRIASLGYSFHSLPETEVLLSLRPDVLFLFTHDPEQMKGLDQFRQLGIRAVPVLAWDEPSFLGKAEWIKFTALFFNAEAKADSLFTRIETRCLKLMQLAHQQRPPVKVLSFHPSNGLGFAHRNDFFASYLTAAGGVNVLADQGPNRVARMTNEEVYALARNADVWIVADTSDTSSEWPPASYLNGFKAYRNGQLYHYHRRVHYAHNAYDWYETAEVRPDLVLADLVSIFYPNVLPDHSLFFFKKVHLTKQN, encoded by the coding sequence ATGAACGAACAACGACGACTAAGTAGCGCGTGGGTGCTGGTCCTGCTGCTGGCTGCCGTGGGTTGCCGGACCGTGACTGACGAATCGAAAGGGGACGAAACTCAATCGGCCGGACCAGCCGTTGATTCGATTTCGACAAATCGGATGTCGATTCGGTACGCCCGTAATTTTTCGGTCAGTTACCACGACGCCTACAAAATCATTCGGCTGGCTTCCAATGATGAAGAGCATAACCAACTGAAGCCCCGGTACGTAGTCCTCGTCCAACGCGGCAGACCTAAACCCCAGTTGCCGGATAGCCTGGCGGATGCTTTAGTGATGGAGGTACCGGTCCGAAGCGCAGCGGTCAATGAAGACGGCGATGCGAGCCGAATCACGGCACTGGGGGAAATCGACAAGCTGATCGGCCTTGGGGGCGGAGAGATTTACGACCCCGAACTCCGTAAACGTTGGGAGCAAAAGCGGATTGCTTCTTTGGGCTACAGTTTTCATAGCCTTCCCGAAACTGAAGTGCTGCTTAGTTTACGGCCCGACGTGCTGTTTCTGTTTACCCATGACCCCGAGCAGATGAAGGGACTGGATCAGTTTCGGCAATTGGGCATTCGGGCCGTGCCGGTGCTGGCCTGGGATGAGCCTTCGTTTCTGGGTAAAGCCGAATGGATCAAGTTTACGGCTTTGTTCTTCAATGCCGAGGCCAAAGCCGACTCGCTGTTTACCCGCATCGAAACTCGTTGCCTTAAGCTGATGCAGTTAGCTCATCAACAGCGCCCACCGGTTAAAGTCCTGAGCTTTCATCCCTCCAACGGCCTGGGTTTCGCCCACCGCAACGATTTTTTTGCCTCCTACCTCACGGCGGCCGGGGGCGTCAATGTGCTGGCCGACCAGGGACCAAATCGAGTGGCCCGGATGACGAACGAAGAAGTGTACGCCCTGGCCCGCAACGCCGATGTCTGGATTGTGGCTGATACCTCCGATACCAGTTCTGAATGGCCCCCCGCCAGTTATCTGAACGGGTTCAAAGCCTACCGAAATGGGCAACTGTACCATTACCACCGGCGGGTTCATTATGCACATAATGCGTACGACTGGTACGAGACCGCCGAAGTTCGGCCCGATCTGGTACTGGCCGATTTAGTCTCGATTTTCTATCCCAATGTCCTGCCCGATCATTCGCTCTTCTTTTTCAAAAAAGTCCATTTGACGAAACAAAACTAG
- a CDS encoding ABC transporter permease, with the protein MIQKLIARNEFTQTLRDRRFVVAAGVVLLLLCVATWTGFRTYRSLAEKREQANQTARAAWVGQPEKNPHSAAHYGTFAFRPKSSLSFLDFGLDTYTGASVYLEGHRQNDAKFSQAEDATVLIRFGEMTVAFVLQLLIPLLIIFLCFSAFTREREEQTLKLVISQGVTAREVFWGKVIGYCRLIGLVVGPALLLAGVLLFAQTGFEATTDTALRLVLFGLLYALYFFLFIAGSVFVSARSESSRGSLLTLLSIWIVACVILPKATANLGESLFSVPSSYTFREAIKADSEKGIDGHDPASERAKALQQKVLAQYNVDSVSKLPVNFDGIVMQEGEKYTSMVYQKHFGAVQSQFQKQNSLATIVSFVNPYLAVRNVSMGLSGSDYAHFLDFKNKAEQYRFGLVERLNNHMTTFSKTGDWEKTVSRDFWASIPDFQYNIPAVSWVIGQHWLSLLALLLFSGGLLWRIASGLKTITLD; encoded by the coding sequence ATGATACAGAAACTGATTGCCCGAAATGAGTTTACTCAGACCCTGCGCGACCGCCGGTTTGTGGTGGCCGCTGGCGTGGTGTTGCTCCTGTTGTGCGTAGCTACCTGGACGGGATTCCGTACTTACCGCTCACTGGCTGAAAAACGTGAACAAGCCAACCAAACGGCGCGGGCTGCGTGGGTCGGCCAACCTGAAAAGAACCCGCATTCGGCGGCTCACTACGGCACCTTTGCCTTCCGACCCAAATCGTCCCTGAGTTTTCTGGATTTCGGGCTCGACACCTATACAGGGGCCAGCGTATACCTGGAAGGGCACCGGCAAAATGACGCTAAGTTCAGTCAGGCCGAAGATGCGACCGTGCTGATTCGGTTTGGGGAGATGACGGTCGCCTTTGTACTCCAACTGCTCATTCCGCTGCTGATTATCTTTTTGTGTTTCAGTGCCTTTACCCGTGAACGTGAAGAGCAAACGCTGAAGCTGGTTATCAGTCAGGGCGTTACGGCGCGTGAGGTGTTTTGGGGTAAAGTGATCGGCTACTGTCGGCTGATTGGGTTGGTGGTTGGCCCGGCATTGCTGCTGGCCGGCGTGCTGCTGTTCGCCCAAACGGGCTTTGAAGCAACCACCGACACCGCGCTCCGGCTCGTGCTGTTCGGGCTGCTCTACGCCCTGTACTTCTTTTTGTTTATTGCGGGGAGTGTGTTTGTATCGGCCCGCAGCGAGAGTTCACGGGGGAGTCTACTTACCTTGCTCAGTATCTGGATCGTAGCCTGTGTGATCCTGCCCAAAGCCACGGCCAACCTCGGCGAAAGCCTGTTCAGTGTCCCCTCGTCCTACACGTTCCGGGAAGCCATCAAAGCCGATTCCGAGAAAGGGATCGACGGTCACGATCCGGCCAGTGAACGAGCCAAAGCCCTACAGCAAAAAGTGCTGGCTCAGTACAACGTGGATTCGGTGTCGAAACTGCCCGTCAACTTCGACGGGATCGTGATGCAGGAGGGCGAGAAATACACGAGCATGGTGTATCAAAAGCACTTTGGGGCGGTGCAAAGCCAATTTCAGAAGCAAAATAGTCTGGCCACGATTGTCAGTTTTGTCAACCCGTATCTGGCCGTTCGAAACGTATCGATGGGCTTATCCGGGTCAGATTACGCCCACTTTCTGGATTTCAAGAATAAGGCCGAACAGTATCGGTTTGGGTTGGTGGAACGCTTAAACAACCACATGACGACGTTTTCTAAAACCGGCGACTGGGAGAAAACAGTCTCCCGCGACTTCTGGGCATCAATTCCTGATTTTCAGTACAATATACCGGCGGTGAGTTGGGTAATCGGGCAACACTGGCTTTCGCTGCTGGCCCTGTTGTTGTTTAGTGGGGGACTCCTCTGGCGCATAGCATCCGGCCTGAAAACGATTACACTTGATTAA
- a CDS encoding ABC transporter ATP-binding protein: MLQAIELTKQYVPGQPPSLDKLNLSVQPGEIYCLLGQNGAGKTTTINLFLGFLQPTSGQALINGLTVAEHPQETKKFLAYLPETVMLYPNLTGLENLDFFAQLAGFRHTTDELHGLLSRAGLQTEAHAKRVGTFSKGMRQKVGIAIALAKQAKALLLDEPTSGLDPKASNEFSEILTTLAGAGTAILMATHDIFRAREVGTRIGIMRAGHLVESLSASDLTANELEAIYLQTV, from the coding sequence ATGTTACAAGCTATTGAGTTAACCAAGCAGTACGTTCCGGGTCAGCCCCCTTCCCTCGACAAACTAAACCTAAGCGTTCAGCCGGGCGAAATCTATTGTCTGTTAGGACAGAATGGAGCGGGAAAAACCACGACCATCAATCTGTTTCTGGGCTTTCTGCAACCCACCTCCGGGCAGGCGCTGATCAACGGACTGACTGTGGCCGAGCATCCGCAGGAGACCAAGAAGTTTCTGGCCTACCTGCCCGAAACGGTCATGCTGTACCCCAACCTGACGGGCCTGGAAAACCTCGATTTTTTTGCCCAACTGGCGGGTTTTCGGCACACCACCGATGAACTGCACGGGCTGCTGAGTCGCGCCGGCCTCCAGACCGAAGCCCACGCCAAGCGGGTAGGTACGTTCTCGAAGGGCATGCGCCAGAAAGTGGGCATTGCCATTGCGCTGGCTAAACAGGCCAAAGCCCTGCTGCTCGATGAACCCACGAGCGGCCTCGATCCCAAAGCCAGCAACGAGTTTTCAGAAATCCTGACGACTCTGGCAGGGGCCGGTACGGCCATTCTGATGGCGACGCACGATATTTTCCGGGCCCGCGAAGTGGGCACGCGCATCGGCATCATGCGGGCGGGCCACCTGGTCGAATCGCTGTCGGCCAGTGACTTGACGGCCAACGAGTTGGAAGCTATTTATCTGCAAACGGTGTAG
- a CDS encoding ABC transporter substrate-binding protein, with protein MRKTVYFLLLIGGLLVSACQSTTTRTSDDPKSDVAGKDYFPHKAQVNYARHFTVSYHGNYKIVRTNSTLRDWGTNDQSPIEDVVVLVQRGTEPPSLKGDLARAQVIMVPVKKVAVNMEGTETYLETLDLLPGLVAVGGTKSYNDSVRARTERGELGQIGYSWFEPPKLEVLLQRKPDIFFMVLSRLSFAGSLDKSRQVGIATTPLFDWAEIDYLGRAEWIKYMALFFNEEEKANGLFATVERNVAELKQKVKDVPHKPVCAWAEFAAKGFWLCQGNNVEARLLRDAGATNPFEDFSKPASAIGEAYTVEEFLDRALNADYWILSSRPSVEWPPSAYMNGFKAWREDKLLYNHLRSKPEHNAYDWYGLGQVRPDLILADLIHQLHPDVLPHHKPVFIGNYERTTTTK; from the coding sequence ATGAGAAAAACGGTCTATTTCCTGCTATTGATTGGGGGGCTGCTGGTTTCGGCTTGCCAGTCTACAACAACGCGCACCTCCGACGATCCGAAATCGGACGTAGCCGGAAAGGACTATTTTCCGCATAAAGCCCAGGTCAACTACGCCAGACACTTTACGGTCTCGTATCACGGAAATTATAAAATAGTACGGACCAATTCCACCTTACGGGACTGGGGAACCAATGACCAAAGCCCCATTGAAGACGTAGTCGTGCTGGTGCAGCGCGGTACGGAACCGCCCTCCCTGAAAGGCGACTTAGCCAGGGCGCAGGTCATCATGGTGCCGGTAAAAAAGGTGGCCGTCAACATGGAGGGTACCGAAACGTACCTCGAAACGCTGGATTTGCTGCCGGGCCTGGTAGCCGTAGGTGGAACAAAATCATACAACGATTCGGTAAGGGCTCGAACGGAGCGGGGCGAACTGGGTCAGATTGGCTATAGCTGGTTTGAACCACCCAAGCTCGAAGTGCTGCTGCAACGGAAACCGGACATTTTCTTCATGGTTTTATCGCGGCTTTCCTTTGCGGGCTCGCTCGACAAATCGCGACAGGTAGGCATTGCCACCACACCGTTGTTCGATTGGGCCGAGATCGACTATCTGGGCCGGGCAGAATGGATCAAATACATGGCTTTGTTCTTTAATGAGGAAGAGAAGGCGAACGGGCTGTTTGCAACCGTCGAGCGGAACGTGGCCGAACTGAAGCAAAAAGTCAAAGACGTACCCCATAAGCCGGTTTGTGCCTGGGCGGAGTTTGCCGCCAAAGGGTTCTGGCTTTGTCAGGGAAATAATGTGGAAGCGCGTCTGTTACGCGACGCCGGAGCCACTAACCCCTTTGAAGATTTTTCTAAACCCGCCAGCGCCATCGGCGAAGCCTATACCGTTGAAGAATTTCTCGACCGCGCCCTCAACGCCGATTACTGGATATTGAGTAGCCGACCCTCGGTGGAATGGCCCCCTTCAGCCTACATGAATGGCTTTAAGGCCTGGCGGGAGGATAAGCTGCTGTACAATCACCTGCGCAGCAAGCCCGAGCATAACGCCTACGATTGGTACGGTCTGGGGCAGGTAAGGCCCGATCTTATTTTAGCCGACCTCATTCATCAACTGCACCCGGACGTATTACCCCATCACAAGCCCGTTTTCATTGGAAACTATGAACGAACAACGACGACTAAGTAG
- a CDS encoding DUF3526 domain-containing protein, translated as MNTFLLILKNDWLRLSRGRALKLLAGLTLVAGLYALLYGRTFVGRQKATIAQLTLDEQTRLDSLATWARLDTSLAANRTPDRLEKWTKARSAYEVNVPEGYHFVPHVPSSLAPLSLGMRDLFPYYYYLWGAAFYRQVFTQELANPQKLSVGHFDWAFVVVFLLPLLLIALSYNLLSAENELGTYTLLRSQPVTLRQIVFAKVAFRLLLILGFLVIVSVLAVPILGINLAESGWLLAKFLLVSVVYSLFWGGVIVAVVSFQKTSAFNALVLLGCWLVLVVALPTMLQQVLTISQPIDRTTLENLVRDQYSQHSPDSVVLKPYYARHPAYYFPSDTAKRDPELRPYYARNEAVDLTLGPLVEQHEAAVAAREATVQQWSWFLPAVNTLDLFNELAGTSAAAHRDYLRQIRDFHSRWNAFFLPKVFKNELLTPADYDRLPAWQFQSTAPGFAIWGGLLKLLLGTLLLVGLGWWKLNK; from the coding sequence ATGAACACCTTTCTACTGATTTTAAAAAACGACTGGCTTCGTCTATCGCGGGGTCGGGCGTTAAAACTGCTGGCGGGCCTGACTCTGGTAGCCGGGTTGTATGCGCTCCTGTACGGCCGGACGTTCGTGGGGCGGCAAAAAGCTACCATTGCCCAACTGACCCTGGACGAACAGACCCGACTCGACTCACTGGCCACCTGGGCGCGACTCGATACAAGTCTGGCAGCCAACAGAACCCCCGACCGGCTGGAAAAGTGGACTAAAGCCAGAAGTGCGTATGAGGTAAACGTACCTGAAGGCTATCACTTTGTGCCGCATGTCCCCTCGTCCCTGGCCCCCCTCTCGCTGGGTATGCGCGATCTGTTTCCTTATTACTATTATCTGTGGGGGGCTGCTTTTTACCGGCAGGTATTTACGCAGGAACTGGCCAATCCCCAAAAACTGTCCGTCGGCCATTTCGACTGGGCTTTTGTCGTAGTTTTTCTGTTGCCCCTACTGCTGATTGCCTTGTCGTATAACCTGCTATCGGCCGAAAATGAGCTGGGAACGTACACCTTGTTGCGGTCGCAACCCGTTACGCTGAGGCAAATCGTATTCGCCAAAGTGGCCTTCAGGCTGTTACTCATACTGGGCTTTTTAGTGATCGTCAGTGTACTGGCGGTGCCAATCCTGGGCATTAATCTGGCCGAAAGCGGCTGGTTACTGGCCAAGTTTCTGCTGGTATCGGTGGTCTACAGCCTGTTTTGGGGCGGGGTGATTGTTGCGGTCGTCTCTTTTCAAAAGACCTCGGCCTTCAATGCGCTGGTTTTGCTGGGGTGCTGGCTGGTGCTGGTGGTAGCCCTGCCAACAATGTTACAGCAGGTGCTCACGATCAGCCAACCCATTGACCGGACTACGCTGGAAAATCTGGTTCGCGATCAGTACAGTCAGCACTCACCCGACTCGGTAGTGCTCAAACCCTACTACGCCCGCCATCCGGCATATTACTTCCCCAGCGACACCGCCAAACGCGACCCGGAACTACGCCCGTACTATGCCCGTAACGAAGCGGTTGACCTCACACTTGGCCCGTTGGTCGAGCAGCACGAAGCCGCCGTGGCCGCCCGAGAGGCTACCGTCCAACAGTGGAGCTGGTTTTTACCCGCCGTCAACACGCTGGACCTGTTCAATGAATTGGCGGGTACATCGGCGGCTGCCCACCGCGATTACCTCCGGCAAATTCGGGATTTCCATAGCCGCTGGAACGCTTTTTTTCTGCCTAAAGTCTTTAAGAACGAATTATTGACCCCAGCCGATTATGACCGGCTTCCCGCCTGGCAGTTTCAATCGACAGCACCCGGTTTTGCCATTTGGGGTGGACTGCTGAAACTCCTGCTGGGTACGTTGCTGCTGGTTGGACTGGGCTGGTGGAAACTAAACAAATAA
- a CDS encoding ABC transporter substrate-binding protein → MATYLLVGSLLLFMSCQSASQRETSSGKATASQNDYFPAKAVPVHAKHFTVSYHGNYKVVKTQAELRSYEGNDHEDQQDVLVLVQRGTPAPALTGELTGATIIPIPAQRIAVNLESSEDFLTELGAKDRIVAVGGLISYDDTLRQKAQSGAIGQIGYSWLQPPNVEVLLKRQTDLFLMLLANLDYKSSLAKCRQLGIPTAPDFNWAEEHYLGQAEWIKYYALFLNAEAQANALFADIEQHVTDIKKQVAAQPAKPTAIWGYYAGKDRWIIHRKSVETELMADAGLINVFGNPAGPLRNSGEPMTAEQLLQEGKTAQHWIIGDIHSAALPAATLLNTMQAWRTGQLYHNFKRSKPKANAYDWYGMAVVWPDRVLADLVKLTHPGLLPDHQLYFMDVFDKTTKFPVEGGEL, encoded by the coding sequence GTGGCAACCTATTTACTGGTGGGTAGTTTACTGCTGTTCATGAGTTGCCAATCGGCTTCGCAGAGAGAGACCTCAAGCGGAAAAGCTACAGCGAGTCAGAACGATTATTTTCCGGCTAAAGCCGTTCCGGTTCATGCCAAACACTTTACCGTTTCTTATCACGGTAATTATAAAGTGGTGAAGACACAGGCCGAACTGCGAAGCTACGAGGGCAACGACCACGAAGACCAGCAGGACGTTCTGGTGCTGGTGCAACGCGGAACACCAGCACCGGCTCTGACGGGCGAACTGACTGGAGCTACCATTATCCCAATCCCGGCTCAGCGGATTGCGGTCAACCTGGAATCGAGCGAAGACTTTTTGACAGAGCTGGGTGCTAAAGATCGGATAGTAGCCGTCGGTGGATTGATTTCGTATGACGATACGCTTCGGCAGAAAGCCCAATCCGGTGCCATCGGGCAGATTGGTTACAGTTGGCTTCAACCGCCGAACGTCGAAGTGCTGCTGAAACGGCAGACCGACCTGTTTCTGATGCTGCTCGCCAATCTGGATTACAAATCTTCGCTGGCCAAATGCCGACAACTGGGAATCCCTACCGCGCCGGATTTCAACTGGGCCGAAGAGCATTACCTGGGGCAGGCCGAATGGATTAAGTACTATGCCCTGTTTCTCAACGCGGAAGCGCAGGCCAATGCCCTCTTTGCCGACATCGAGCAGCATGTGACCGACATCAAAAAACAGGTCGCTGCACAGCCAGCAAAACCCACGGCCATCTGGGGCTATTATGCCGGTAAAGACCGCTGGATCATCCATAGGAAAAGTGTTGAAACGGAGCTAATGGCCGACGCTGGGCTGATTAACGTATTTGGCAATCCAGCCGGCCCCTTGCGGAACAGCGGTGAGCCGATGACGGCCGAACAACTTTTGCAGGAAGGCAAAACGGCCCAGCACTGGATCATCGGCGACATTCACTCGGCGGCACTCCCGGCCGCTACGTTGCTGAACACGATGCAGGCCTGGCGCACCGGGCAGTTGTACCACAATTTCAAGCGCAGTAAACCAAAGGCCAACGCCTATGACTGGTACGGCATGGCCGTTGTATGGCCCGACCGGGTGCTGGCCGATCTGGTCAAGCTGACGCATCCGGGACTACTACCAGATCACCAACTGTACTTTATGGACGTATTCGATAAGACCACCAAATTCCCCGTCGAGGGGGGCGAACTCTGA
- a CDS encoding DUF3526 domain-containing protein encodes MIRLAFIQFMRAGGTRIGLVFLLVVGIISLFVGKQFDQRQQQAVADVVQFQQTDFPRQAAIHHDDLGLLLYYLKFSVVNQTRPLTALAIGQRDVNASIQSVTIRALEGQQYDADLTNPANLLLGNVDFSFVLIYLFPLLIIAFTYSIISAEKENGTWSIVAVQSRHLLRFVGGLFLIRLGVLLAVLGIIIGLAVPVLGIPMDSTFWLFLGTSAGYILFWFSVCFWVVSLKRSSSTNAMLLLGIWLVLLIVLPTGVNNYITARYPVPEAQATTLAQRKGYHEKWDTDKTATVEKFYAHYPQFRQVPTVAMPFDWRWYYAMQQLGDDESAEQSGELRQKLQQRETASRTIAQFIPTLHTQLQLGELARSGLGNQLRFLEYTARFHEKLRLYFYPKIFTNAPALAEKWTAFKVDTFADEAPIHPGSVWGPLVLFSTLFASLGWFRFRQTIYHL; translated from the coding sequence ATGATCCGACTTGCGTTCATTCAGTTTATGCGTGCCGGTGGCACCCGAATTGGGCTTGTTTTTTTGCTGGTCGTTGGCATCATCTCGCTGTTTGTGGGGAAACAATTCGATCAGCGTCAGCAGCAGGCTGTTGCCGACGTTGTCCAGTTTCAGCAAACCGATTTTCCCCGGCAGGCGGCCATTCACCACGACGATCTGGGGTTGCTGCTGTATTATCTCAAATTTTCAGTCGTCAATCAAACCCGCCCGCTTACGGCCCTGGCCATCGGGCAGCGCGACGTGAATGCGTCCATACAGAGCGTAACGATCCGGGCGCTCGAAGGGCAGCAATATGATGCCGATCTGACCAACCCCGCCAACCTGCTGCTGGGCAATGTGGATTTCAGTTTTGTATTGATCTATCTGTTCCCGCTGCTGATCATTGCCTTCACCTATTCGATTATTTCGGCCGAAAAAGAGAACGGCACCTGGTCGATTGTCGCTGTGCAAAGCCGACACCTGCTGCGGTTTGTTGGGGGGCTTTTTCTGATTCGGCTGGGCGTATTGCTGGCGGTGTTAGGGATCATCATCGGTCTGGCCGTTCCGGTACTGGGTATCCCGATGGATAGTACGTTTTGGCTTTTCCTGGGTACTTCGGCGGGCTACATCCTGTTCTGGTTCAGCGTCTGTTTCTGGGTGGTCTCGCTGAAACGTTCGTCGAGCACCAACGCCATGCTGCTACTGGGTATCTGGCTGGTCCTGCTCATTGTGTTGCCAACGGGGGTCAATAACTACATCACCGCCCGCTACCCCGTGCCCGAAGCACAGGCCACTACGCTGGCCCAGCGAAAGGGTTACCACGAGAAATGGGATACGGACAAAACCGCAACGGTCGAGAAGTTCTACGCGCACTACCCGCAGTTCCGGCAGGTACCCACCGTGGCCATGCCCTTCGACTGGCGGTGGTACTACGCCATGCAGCAGTTGGGCGACGATGAGTCGGCGGAGCAGTCAGGCGAATTGCGGCAAAAGCTACAGCAGCGCGAAACGGCCAGCCGGACCATCGCTCAATTCATTCCTACGCTGCATACCCAGCTACAACTTGGCGAACTGGCCCGCTCGGGTCTGGGCAATCAGCTCCGGTTTCTGGAGTATACGGCCCGCTTTCACGAGAAGCTACGGCTGTATTTCTACCCCAAAATCTTTACGAATGCACCGGCCCTGGCCGAGAAGTGGACGGCTTTCAAAGTCGATACCTTCGCCGACGAAGCCCCGATTCATCCCGGGTCGGTTTGGGGACCGCTGGTTCTGTTTAGTACGCTCTTTGCGAGTCTGGGCTGGTTCCGGTTTCGCCAAACAATCTATCACCTGTAA